GCGGGATCGCGAAGCTCTGGCTGGACGGCCGCTCCGACGCGCTGCTCGCCGAGTCCGTGCCCCAGGTGAGGGCCCCCGAGGCGTGGACCGCCGGCTTCGACGGCAAGGGCACCAGGGTCGCCGTCCTGGACACCGGCATCGACACCGACCACCCGGACGTCAAGGACCGCCTCGTCGCCACCCGAAGCTTCGTCCCGGGCGAGGAGGTCGACGACAAGCACGGCCACGGCACGCACGTCGCCTCCACCATCGCCGGATCCGGTGCGGCGTCCGAGGGCGCGAACAAGGGGGTCGCCCCGGCGGCCGACCTGCTCGTCGGCAAGGTCCTCGGCGACGAGGGCTCCGGCGCGGACTCCGGGATCATCGAGGCCATGGAATGGGCGAAGGCCGAAGGGGCCGACATCGTCTCCATGAGCCTCGGCTCCCCGGTGCCCGACGACGGCACCGACCCGATGTCCCAGGCGGTGAACTCCCTCTCGGCGGACGGCGGTCCGCTCTTCGTGATCGCGGCGGGCAACGCGTACGGGGCGGGCACGATCGGCTCGCCCGGCTCGGCGGAGCAGGCGCTCACCGTCGCCGCCGTCGACAAGCAGGACGGCCGCGCCGACTTCTCCTCCATGGGCCCGCTGGTCCGCTCGCACGGACTGAAGCCCGACCTGTCGGCCCCCGGCGTCGACATCGCTGCCGCCGCCTCGCAGTCCGTCCCCGGCATGGAGGGCATGTACCAGTCGATGTCCGGTACGTCGATGGCCACGCCCCATGTCGCGGGCGCGGCAGCCCTTCTGAAGCAGCGTCACCCCGACTGGAGCGGTCAGCGCATCAAGGACGCGCTGATGACCTCGTCCAAGAAGCTCGACGCGTACACGCCGTACCAGCAGGGCACCGGCCGGCTCGATGTGAAGGCGGCCGTCGACACCACGATCTCAGCCACCGGCTCGGTCGAGGTCGCCTCCTACGCCTGGCCGCACAGCCCGTCCGACGAGGTCGCCGAGCGCACGATCACCTACCGCAACACGGGTGACGCGGACGTCACACTGAACCTGGCCACCGACACGGACGAGGCGGCCTACACGCTCTCCACCCACACGCTGACCGTCCCGGCGGGCTCCACCGCCGAGGCGGTCCTGTCCCTGGCCCCGGCGAAGGCCGCCGACGACACGACCTTCTCCGGCCAGGTCGTCGCCACCGACGCGGCGGGCACGACGGTCGCGCACACCGGGTTCGCGCTCACCAAGGAGAAGGAGCTGCACGATCTGACGCTGAAGCTCCGCGACCGGTCGGGCAAGCCGATGGACGGCCTGGTCGTCCTCGCCGAACTGGGCGACCCGCAGCTCGGCCTCGTCCAGATCAGCGGCGGCGAGACCACGCTGCGCCTGCCACCCGGCAACTACACCGCCTGGGCCTCCGTGGACGTCGACGGCGACCGCCCCGACTCCCGGGCCACAGCGTTCCTCGCGGCCCCCGAGACGATCCTCACCGGCTCCACCACGGTCACCCTCGACGCGTCCAAGGCCCGCAAGGTCAGCGTGCGCACCCCGAAGGAGACCGAGACCCGCCAGCTCCGCTACGACATGGCGCGCACCGCACCGGACGGCACCGTCCAGCGTGACGCGTACCAGATACCGCTCACCTACGACCAGTTGTGGGCGAGCCCCACCAAGAAGGTGAAGGAGGGCGACTTCAGCTTCCTCACCCGCTGGCGGCAGGGCGAGGAGCTGATCGACGTCGAGGCCGGCGGCCGTGACGTACCGGTCCACGTCCAGGGCGGCGCGGCGATCGCCGAGGACCGCGAGCAGAGGCTGAACGCGGTGTACGCGGGCAAGGGCGTGCCGGCCGACTACCAGCGTCTGAACGCGCGCGGCAAGGCCGTCGTGATCACCCGCAGCGCCGAGGTCGCCCCCGCCGAACGTCTCGCGGCCGCACTGGCCGCCGGGGCCGAGGCGCTGTTCGTCGTCAACGACGAACGCGGCGTGGCGATGGAGAGCTACACCCCGTTTGGCGAGGAGACCACGATCCCCGTCGCCTCGGTCCGGAAGGCCGCGGGCGAGGAGCTGATCCGGGCCGCACAGCGCGGCAGGAAGGTCGAGATCGACCAGAAGAGGTTCGCGGACCACCTCTACGACCTGGTCGACCGCCACGACGGCGCCATCCCGGACCGCTCTCTGGCCTTCGCGCCCCCGACCCGTGGGCTGGCGAAGGTGGAGAACACCTTCTACGGCCACCGGAAGACGCTCGGCGGCGGCTACCGCTACGACATCCCGGACTACGGCCCCGGCCTCGGCTTCGAGGAGTACGAGCAGTTCCCCGCCGTCCGCACCGAATGGGTCAACCCGCTGCCGGGCGAGTCCTTCTGGTACGAGAACCACTCGGTCCTCAACGCCGACCGGTCCGACCGGGCGCACGAGATGCGCAGCGCCGAACTGGACTACCGGGCGGGCGAGGACTACCGCGCCGAGTGGTTCGCCCCGGTGACCCGCCCCCGCCTGGGCACCGGCTACTGGGGCCCGTTCCGCACGGTGAACCACGACCTCCAGTTCAACGTCACCCCGTGGACGGACGCGGGCGCGGGCCACTCCGGCTCGATGCCCGAGAACGAGTACGACACCACCTCCTACTCCTTCCACCAGGGCGACACCGAGCTCAAGAAGGGTGCGGGCAGGGCGGGTTACGTCGGTGACCTCTCCGCCGAGAAGCTCCCCTACCGCCTGGTCATCGACTCGGAACGCGACGCGAAGACGTGGAAGACGTCGATCCGTACGCACTCCGAGTGGAGCTTCGTCTCCGGCGCCCTGGACGAGTCCGGCCCCTACCAGGCCGACATCCCGCTGCTCCAGCTGGACTACGCCGTCGACACCGACCTGGCGGGCGACGTCCGCTCCGGCCGCATGACCGAGATCGGCCTCACCTCCGGCACCCAGGAATGGCTGCCGGGCGCGGTGAAGGCGAACGAGGCTTCGCTGTCGGTCAGTTACGACGACGGCAAGCACTGGACGAAGGTGGACCTCCGGAAGAAGAAGACCGGCGAGTGGACCGCGAAGTTCCGCACCCCGGCGAAGGGCGCGGCCTCGGTCTCGCTCAAGGCCCACGCGGAGGGCCCCGGCGGGCTCGTCGTGGACCAGGAGATCATCAGGGCCTTCGGCCTGAAGTGACCCCCTGACCTGGTCCCGCACCCCTTGCGACGGGAGTGCGGGACCAGGTGCGTCGGCCCGCGGCCGGTGCGGTTGGATGGGCCCATGAGCGTTCATGACGTGGCCCGCCGGCTGCCTGGCATATCCGCCCTCACCGATCTCTGCCGTTCCCTGGCGATGCTCGACGCGATCCTGTGCCCGGAGTGGGACCACCGCTGGCACGGGTTCGACGCGCAGTGGTCGCCGACCGAGGCGATGGCCTCCATGCAGGACGGGGAGGGCGGGGAGTACTCCATCGTCTTCTCCGCCGACGGCGCCTACGCGCGCGGCTTCGACCACGAGTCGCCGATGAGCCCGTACGTGGACGACGTCCCCTGGCCCGGGGTGCTCGACGAGGTGCCCGAGGTGTTCCGCCGTTACGTGGACGAGCCGTCGTTCACCGACGAGTTCGGGCTGCCCGTCGTCACCGCCTGCCTCTGGCGCGAGAGCGGGGACGACCGCTGGCGGGCGGGGGCCGTGGAGTTCCCGGAGGACGGGGAGGACTCCGACGGGGCCGACTGGCTCTTCCAGCTCCTCGTCACCGGGACCCCCGAGTCGTACCAGGAGTGGGCCGAGGACTACTTCGAGGTGGACATCGACCTCGAAGCCGTACGCCATGTCTACGCGCTGCGACCCCTGACGGACGAGGTCGTCGCCGCGATCAACCCGGAGCGGGTTCCCGCCGAACTGGCCAAGGACATCAAGGAGATCGGTTATCCGGTCGGCGCGGGCGGGTGAGCCGCCGGGCCGGTCAGGCACCCGGCAGGT
This sequence is a window from Streptomyces parvus. Protein-coding genes within it:
- a CDS encoding S8 family peptidase, coding for MLVPFAGAGTAGAAPAPPPEAPRTDVTTDSRTVTLVTGDVVRYVDGPGDRDTVTVDRPDGASGGVRIQQAGGDVYVLPDEATTLIAAGTLDRRLFNVSALVRMGYDDEGTGAIPVIATYPPARAKALPAAPRGAKKVRTLASVHGAALSADKDGVRTFWDAITRTPRTRSLDSGIAKLWLDGRSDALLAESVPQVRAPEAWTAGFDGKGTRVAVLDTGIDTDHPDVKDRLVATRSFVPGEEVDDKHGHGTHVASTIAGSGAASEGANKGVAPAADLLVGKVLGDEGSGADSGIIEAMEWAKAEGADIVSMSLGSPVPDDGTDPMSQAVNSLSADGGPLFVIAAGNAYGAGTIGSPGSAEQALTVAAVDKQDGRADFSSMGPLVRSHGLKPDLSAPGVDIAAAASQSVPGMEGMYQSMSGTSMATPHVAGAAALLKQRHPDWSGQRIKDALMTSSKKLDAYTPYQQGTGRLDVKAAVDTTISATGSVEVASYAWPHSPSDEVAERTITYRNTGDADVTLNLATDTDEAAYTLSTHTLTVPAGSTAEAVLSLAPAKAADDTTFSGQVVATDAAGTTVAHTGFALTKEKELHDLTLKLRDRSGKPMDGLVVLAELGDPQLGLVQISGGETTLRLPPGNYTAWASVDVDGDRPDSRATAFLAAPETILTGSTTVTLDASKARKVSVRTPKETETRQLRYDMARTAPDGTVQRDAYQIPLTYDQLWASPTKKVKEGDFSFLTRWRQGEELIDVEAGGRDVPVHVQGGAAIAEDREQRLNAVYAGKGVPADYQRLNARGKAVVITRSAEVAPAERLAAALAAGAEALFVVNDERGVAMESYTPFGEETTIPVASVRKAAGEELIRAAQRGRKVEIDQKRFADHLYDLVDRHDGAIPDRSLAFAPPTRGLAKVENTFYGHRKTLGGGYRYDIPDYGPGLGFEEYEQFPAVRTEWVNPLPGESFWYENHSVLNADRSDRAHEMRSAELDYRAGEDYRAEWFAPVTRPRLGTGYWGPFRTVNHDLQFNVTPWTDAGAGHSGSMPENEYDTTSYSFHQGDTELKKGAGRAGYVGDLSAEKLPYRLVIDSERDAKTWKTSIRTHSEWSFVSGALDESGPYQADIPLLQLDYAVDTDLAGDVRSGRMTEIGLTSGTQEWLPGAVKANEASLSVSYDDGKHWTKVDLRKKKTGEWTAKFRTPAKGAASVSLKAHAEGPGGLVVDQEIIRAFGLK